GAAAACTGTCAAAAACCGTGACTTCGTGCCCTTTGCCTGCCAGATAATAGGCCGCGGTGAGGCCCGCAGGGCCAGCCCCGACAATTGCGACTTTCCGGCCTGTCTTATCAGCGATCTTCTTCTTTTGCTTCCAAGCATCTCCTCCCTTGTCCACCGCAGCACGCTTAATGGCCCGAATAGCAATAGGGTCTCCAAACTGTTTGTAGGCGCACACATCTTCACAAGGGGCAAAACAGGCGTCTGCACATACGGTTGGAAATGGCAGCTTCTCACGTAAAATGGCAACAGCAGCGTCATATTTTTTATCCCTGACCGCGCGGATGTACCTGGGTACGTCCACCTGAACGGGACAAGCTTCCGTGCAACGCGGCATAATAAAACCACTGCTCAACACGCGTTTAGAACTCATGGGCCTTCTCCTTTAAGATAAATGAATGGGCCGAAGGTAAATAATAATGATCGAATCGGCTATTCCTCCACAAATGCGTCCGCTTCCTCCAGGGCCTTACCATGGCAGAAACTGCCTCGCCTA
This genomic window from Deltaproteobacteria bacterium contains:
- a CDS encoding FAD-dependent oxidoreductase, producing MSSKRVLSSGFIMPRCTEACPVQVDVPRYIRAVRDKKYDAAVAILREKLPFPTVCADACFAPCEDVCAYKQFGDPIAIRAIKRAAVDKGGDAWKQKKKIADKTGRKVAIVGAGPAGLTAAYYLAGKGHEVTVFDSFPKPGGLMRYGIPDYRLPEERLDKDINDILEWGIHFKGNTSIGKDLTLDQLKNDHDVIFVASGANGSAKIALEGAEK